Sequence from the Candidatus Goldiibacteriota bacterium genome:
TTTCGGGTTTATTTAAACGGGCAGCCTTTATTTGACGCTTACCTGGAAGACGAAATGGCAATACAGACTTTTTCTTTCGCGCAGTCAGTGATGCTTAAACCCGATGATGTTATAAAGGCGGAAATACGTGAAGTGTATCCCGGCGCTAAATTTAAAGATGCGGCTGTTTCGCAGTTTATGCTGCTTGGCGCGCATTCGCATGATAAATAGGTTTTAATTTTCGCTTTAATAAGCCCCGTGCCTTAAAAGCCGGGGCTTTTTTTATGTAATAAAAGGAGAGTTATGAAAAATACGGGAATATTCAAGTTTGGCAATGATATTAAGACGGTATTTAAGTCTATAGTAGACAGGCGTACTCCGTGGTATGTGAAAGCTGCCGGTATTATAGGCATAGCATATATTATCTTTCCTTTTGATTTTTTACATGATTATATCCCGGTGCTTGGGTGGACAGATGATATTACGGCGGCAGGGTTGATATTGTGGTTTATAATCGCGCTTATCCCCAAGGAAGTGCTTGAGGATAATAAGGTTAAAAAAGATGAAAATGCCGCAGTTATAGAAGTAAAGAAGCTTGACGATAAATGAAAAAACTTATACCGGTGTTTTTTCTGTGTGTAGTTGTTTTAATTCCTGTTTTATTGCAGGCTGAAGAAGAACCGCAGGAAGACTATTCCGCCATGTTTGACATCACATCCGTAAGCCCCGCTATGATGACATATGAAAGCCTTGCTATAATTTGGGAAAGCATGGACAATGGGCAGAAAAAGAAAACCACAAAGATGCTTAAAGAAAAATGGACATTAATGAGCAATGATGAAAAATCCGCGTTCATCGGGGAGATAACAAAGTGGTGGAACGCCCTTTCCGACAAAGAGCAGGAGAAAGTTATAACAAAGACGAAAAAAAGGTGGCATAAGCTCTCCGTAGATGAAAAGCAGGATATTATAGGCAATATTAAAGAGTGGTGGACGGGAATAGGCGGGGAAGAACAGAAAATAGTAATGATGAAAGTTCAGGATAAATGGGCAAAGATGTCCAATTCTGCCAAGAAGAAAACAGTGGGATACGTGGAAACTTTATGGAATTCAATGTCTGAAGAGGAAAAACAAAGAGCCGTTTTTACCGCGAAGAACTGGTGGATGCTGCTGCCGTTTGAAGCGAAAGAAGAAGTTGTCCTTATGGCGCAGAACAAGTGGGCGGCTCTGCCGGATGATGATAAAACGGTACTTAAAGAAAAAGCCAAATACTGGTGGAACGGCCTGTCCGAAGAAGAGCGCCAGCGCCTTATAGCTGATTCTATGATGAAATGGCAGGAGATATTAAAAAAGATAAAGTGATAAGACATTATTCTTATTTCTCTCTATTCCTGGGTTTTACAGGGATTGGGTATGTTTTTTCAGCACACGCCGCAAATCGGCAGTCTTGAATCCAAACAAACTTGAAATCAACAGGCAGGTTAATTCATTGGCAGTCGTGAACCCGCGGCACATACAAATTTGCCGTCGTTGCATTAAACCGCTCCTGCCGGATACACAGCAGGTTAGGGCGGCGCGCCCTGAAAAAACACACCCAACCCCTGTTTTTTTTGGTGTCTTTGTAGTGGTAGACGCGGGTCTTCAGCCCGCGGCAGTTGATTTTACTTCCGACCCTCCGTCCCTCTGACCCTCCGTGCATCCGTCCTTTTTATAATTTTTGGCAAAAAAAAAGCCCGGCATGAATGCCGGGCTTTTTTATATAAAACTGATTACTGGGCGTTTTTCTTAAGCCAGTTCTGTATCTGTGTATCATCGGGATTCTGGCGGATGTAATATTTAAGGTACTGCGCCGCCCTTGCTTTGTCGCCCATGTAGTAATAGCACATACCAATCTTTTTATAAAGCGCCGCGGACGGGGCCTGTTTTACAGCGCCGCCGTAATATTTAAGCGCGCTTTTATAATTTTTCTGTTTGTAGTAATAATCGCCCCACTTTTCATACTTGGATGAAGCGCCTGTAACTGCCGTGGATTTTGTGCCTGTGGCTGATGATGAGGAAGAAGAACCTTCTGTTCCTCCAAAGTAAAAGCTTAATCCCGCACCAAAATAAACGCCCGACAGGTCAACTGATGTGGCTTTGAAAATCGGTTCTCCGTCTATGTCTGTGGCGTTAAAAGGAAGTTCGTCGGGGTAGGTTATAGGCATGCTTGCTATTCTGTAACCGACGTTTGCGCCAAGGGCCACTGTATCGCTTACCATAAATTTTGCGCCGGCTTCAATGTTAGCGCCAAAAAACATTTCGGTAAAGTCAACAGAGTAATACTGTTCCATCGGGGTATCGTGGAAGAAGTTAATTTCCCAGAAGCTCTGATAATTCATAAACATACCGGCGTCCGCTCCAAGTGATATAAAGAATTTTTCAGACGCGGGAATGTAGTACTTTCCGCCAATGCCAAAATATCCTATTGAAAAAGCCGCATGGTTGTAAAAAATTTCTTCGTCATTTAAATCGGTATAGGAAACTTCGTCCTGCACGAACATAAAGTCTGTCTTAAAGAAAATTCCAACATTGGGTGTGGCAAGGAATTCAAGCAATAAACTGCCCGTGGGAGCCATACCTATAAAGGTGGAAGCGCCGGGATCTGTGTTTGGAAATGCCATAGTGGGTATGTATTTGTAGTCTTCGTCAAAAGCCGACGGATTTAAAAGTGTTGCCCCGCCGCGAAGTTCAATTCCAAACTTTCCGTTCATTCCGCCTTCAGCAAGAAGGGAAGAAGCAAGAAGTGCAAAAACCAATACCGTAATAATCCTTTTGAACATGTATGTTAACCTCCACAAAGTAATTTTAATGAATAATTGATTTTAGCATAATATTGATTTTTTAGTCAATAAATTAATGGATAAATAGCAGTAAGTTAAATTAACATTTTTTAAATATTATATTGCAATAAATCAGACAAAATACTATAATCTATTTTAACGTTAAAACAAAAGAGGTGTAAAGTGCTTAAAAAATTGGTAATAATTATATCAGGGGTGCTTATGGCTATAAATGTGGCGGCTTATTCGGAAAGTATAAAGGTAAATACGGTTGGTTACAGGCCTGCGGATGACAAATATGTGGTGTGTGACAAGCCGTGTTCGTATTTTTCCGTTCATAGAAAAAGCGACGGCAAAAAAGTGTTTTCCAACGATATGAAAGGCCCAATCAGCGACGCTGTTTCGGGGGATAACTGTTTTGTGGGCAGTTTTTCCGGATTAAAAGAACCCGGGACTTATTATATTGAAATAGAAAAAAATGGCAGTTCAGCGGAATTTGTAATTGCGGATAATATTTATGACAGCGCGTTTGAAAAGGTAATGCACGCTTTTTATCAGCAGCGCTGCGGGACTGATATTATAAGCAAAACCGGTTTTGAACATAAGGCATGCCACTTAAATCCCGCGGAACTGCACGAAAGTACCGGGGAGGAAGGCGAAATTGATGTAAGCGGAGGCTGGCATGATGCCGGTGATTACGGAAAATATACGGTGAACAGCGGCATATCCACAGGAACTCTTCTTTTAATGTTTGAGAGGTATAAAAACAGGATGGAGAGCATTAAAACCGGGATACCCGCGTCCGCATCTGTGGATAAATTACCTGATGTCTTAAATGAAATTAAATGGAACCTTGACTGGATGTTAAAGATGCAGGCGAAAAACGGCGGAGTTTATCATAAAGCCACGCCTTTACAGTTTCCTGCTTTAAATATAATGCCCGAAGATGACAGGAATACATATTTTGTTTACGAGATTACATCCACCGGCACTGCT
This genomic interval carries:
- a CDS encoding DUF3106 domain-containing protein, which produces MKKLIPVFFLCVVVLIPVLLQAEEEPQEDYSAMFDITSVSPAMMTYESLAIIWESMDNGQKKKTTKMLKEKWTLMSNDEKSAFIGEITKWWNALSDKEQEKVITKTKKRWHKLSVDEKQDIIGNIKEWWTGIGGEEQKIVMMKVQDKWAKMSNSAKKKTVGYVETLWNSMSEEEKQRAVFTAKNWWMLLPFEAKEEVVLMAQNKWAALPDDDKTVLKEKAKYWWNGLSEEERQRLIADSMMKWQEILKKIK
- a CDS encoding DUF1232 domain-containing protein gives rise to the protein MKNTGIFKFGNDIKTVFKSIVDRRTPWYVKAAGIIGIAYIIFPFDFLHDYIPVLGWTDDITAAGLILWFIIALIPKEVLEDNKVKKDENAAVIEVKKLDDK